The Bos javanicus breed banteng chromosome 21, ARS-OSU_banteng_1.0, whole genome shotgun sequence genome includes a region encoding these proteins:
- the EIF5 gene encoding eukaryotic translation initiation factor 5 produces the protein MSVNVNRSVSDQFYRYKMPRLIAKVEGKGNGIKTVIVNMVDVAKALNRPPTYPTKYFGCELGAQTQFDVKNDRYIVNGSHEANKLQDMLDGFIKKFVLCPECENPETDLHVNPKKQTIGNSCKACGYRGMLDTHHKLCTFILKNPPENSDSSTGKKEKEKKNRKGKDKENGSVSSSETPPPPPNEISPPPHAVEEEEDDDWGEDTTEEAQRRRMDEISDHAKVLTLSDDLERTVEERVNILFDFVKKKKEEGIIDSSDKEIVAEAERLDVKAMGPLVLTEVLFNEKIREQIKKYRRHFLRFCHNNKKAQRYLLHGLECVVAMHQAQLISKIPHILKEMYDADLLEEEVIISWSEKTSKKYVSKELAKEIRVKAEPFIKWLKEAEEESSGGEDDDEDENIEVVYSKTASVPKVEAVKSDNKDDDIDIDAI, from the exons ATGTCTGTCAACGTCAACCGCAGCGTGTCAGACCAGTTCTATCGCTACAAGATGCCCCGTCTGATTGCCAAG GTTGAGGGCAAAGGAAATGGAATCAAGACAGTTATAGTCAACATGGTTGACGTAGCGAAAGCGCTTAATCGGCCTCCAACGT ATCCCACCAAATATTTTGGTTGTGAGCTGGGAGCACAGACCCAGTTTGATGTTAAGAATGACCGTTACATTGTCAATGGATCTCATGAGGCGAATAAGCTGCAAGACATGTTGGAtggattcattaaaaaatttgttcTCTGTCCTGAGTGTGAGAATCCTGAAACAGATCTG caTGTCAATCCAAAGAAGCAAACAATAGGTAATTCTTGTAAAGCCTGTGGCTATCGAGGCATGCTTGACACACATCATAAACTCTGCACATTCATTCTCAAAAACCCACCTG AGAATAGTGATAGTagtacaggaaaaaaagaaaaggaaaagaaaaatagaaagggcAAAGACAAGGAAAATGGCTCCGTTTCCAGCAGTGAGacaccccccccaccaccaaatGAGATCAGTCCTCCTCCACATGCTGTG gaagaagaagaggatgacGACTGGGGGGAGGATACAACAGAGGAAGCTCAAAGGCGCAGAATGGATGAAATCAGTGACCATGCAAAAGTTTTAACCCTCAGTGACGATTTGGAAAGGACTGTTGAAGAGCGAGTCAATATCCTGTTTGATTTTGTTAAG aaaaagaaagaagaaggtaTTATTGACTCATCTGACAAAGAGATTGTAGCTGAAGCAGAAAGACTGGATGTAAAAGCCATGGGCCCTCTTGTTTTGACTGAAGttctttttaatgagaaaattagAGAACAAATTAAGAAATATAGGCGCCATTTCTTACGA TTTTgtcacaacaacaaaaaagctcaGCGGTACCTTCTTCATGGTTTGGAGTGTGTGGTAGCAATGCATCAAGCTCAGCTCATTTCCAAGATTCCACATATCTTGAAGGAGATGTATGACGCAGACCTTTTGGAGGAAGAGGTCATCATTAGCTGGTCGGAAAAG ACCTCTAAGAAATATGTCTCAAAAGAGCTTGCCAAAGAGATTCGTGTCAAAGCGGAACCTTTTATAAAATGGTTGAAGGAAGCAGAGGAAGAATCTTCCGGTGGtgaagatgatgatgaagatgagaATATTGAG GTGGTGTATTCAAAGACTGCCAGTGTACCGAAAGTTGAAGCTGTAAAGTCTGACAACAAAGATGATGACATTGATATTGATGCCATTTAA